The following proteins come from a genomic window of Oncorhynchus masou masou isolate Uvic2021 chromosome 25, UVic_Omas_1.1, whole genome shotgun sequence:
- the chmp7 gene encoding charged multivesicular body protein 7 produces the protein MVPSNLGEEMSTEVALPPEWEDDERMNFLFSDFKENRDVSTTDWDSKMDFWTSLILKICRSRGTVCVNLQELNKIFQRKGIMPLGLATVIQCMARCGKIQRESEFAANVDCGWVSWGVGLLLVKPLKWTFSTLLGSSGVTLKELFVVIELVKEKAAELLGVYRSSPVANHSLLSFQELRTLSSHVCVDESTLCMALLQLQREKQVTVSLHGGEKIVKFSLSGQNHVSPVSDVDLGIYQLQRSERLLEERVEALGLEAEKYKEEARVLLREGKKSQALRCLRSRKRVEKKADHLYAQLENVKGILDKIANSQTDKLVIQAYQAGVSALRLSLKDVTVEGAESLVDQIQELCDTQDEVNQILAGGALNSTDADTDGLEDELRFLLENSNLDEPSTLPEVPSHPFSPVRESGSFCDDLLSALPSVPQNHFNITGDELDKARSCITLADTGLQQKNHTSPVKRAEPAQ, from the exons ATGGTTCCATCAAATCTTGGGGAAGAAATGTCTACTGAAGTAGCGTTACCACCTGAGTGGGAGGACGATGAACGGATGAATTTCCTGTTCTCTGATTTTAAAGAAAACCGAGATGTCAGCACAACAGATTGGGACAGTAAAATGGATTTCTGGACATCACTCATTCTTAAAATCTGCAGGAGTCGCGGAACCGTCTGTGTTAATTTGCAGGAGCTGAACAAGATTTTTCAGAGAAAAGGAATTATGCCTTTGGGTTTGGCTACTGTCATTCAGTGCATGGCCAG GTGTGGCAAGATACAAAGGGAGTCAGAGTTTGCCGCAAATGTAGACTGTGGGTGGGTGTCTTGGGGTGTTGGCCTGTTGTTGGTGAAGCCTTTAAAATGGACCTTTTCAACTCTTCTTGGTAGCAGTGGGGTTACTTTGAAGGAGTTGTTTGTTGTCATCGAACTGGTAAAG GAGAAGGCAGCAGAATTGCTTGGTGTCTACCGGAGCTCCCCAGTGGCCAACCACTCTCTCCTGTCCTTCCAGGAGCTCCGTACACTGTCGTCCCATGTCTGTGTTGACGAGAGTACCTTGTGTATGGCTCTGCTACAGCTGCAGAGGGAGAAGCAGGTGACCGTATCACTGCATGGAGGTGAGAAG ATTGTGAAGTTTTCTCTGTCAGGACAGAATCATGTGTCTCCTGTCAGTGATGTAGACCTAGGCATCTACCAGCTCCAGCGCAGTGAGAGACTGCTTGAAGAGAGGGTGGAGGCATTGGGACTAGAGGCAGAGAA GTACAAAGAAGAAGCTAGGGTGTTGCTGCGGGAAGGGAAGAAATCTCAG GCTCTAAGGTGTTTGAGAAGCCGAAAGAGAGTCGAGAAGAAAGCAGACCACTTATATGCCCAGCTGGAAAATGTGAAGGGAATCCTAGACAAGATAGCAAACTCACAGACCGACAAACTA GTGATACAGGCGTATCAGGCTGGTGTGTCAGCCCTGCGACTCTCTTTGAAGGATGTGACAGTAGAAGGAGCTGAGAGCCTTGTGGATCAAATCCAAGAG TTGTGTGACACTCAGGATGAAGTGAACCAAATTCTGGCTGGTGGAGCACTCAACTCAA CGGATGCAGACACAGATGGGCTGGAGGATGAGCTAAGATTTTTATTGGAGAACTCTAATCTGGATGAGCCTTCTACGCTACCTGAAGTACCATCACACCCTTTTTCACCTGTCAGGGAATCTGGTTCCTTTTGTGATGATCTGCTGAGTGCTTTGCCCTCAGTCCCTCAAAACCACTTCAATATAACAGGAGATGAACTGGACAAAGCGCGTAGTTGCATAACGCTTGCAGATACAG GTCTTCAACAAAAAAATCATACCTCTCCAGTGAAGAGGGCTGAGCCTGCACAGTGA
- the lgi3 gene encoding leucine-rich repeat LGI family member 3, which yields MLNAGSRRVPGWLKLLSSLCLLLCLVGETGAKRVPKIPRCPTTCSCTKDSAFCVDTKTIPKSFPPGIISLTMVNAAFTTIPEGAFSHLHLLQFLLLNSNTFTVVADDAFAGLSHLQYLFIENNDIQALSKHTFRGLKSLTHLSLSNNNLQLLPRELFKYFDILTDLDLRGNSFRCDCKIKWLVDWMEKSNTSVPAIYCASPFEFQGRRIHDLTPRDFNCISADFAVYETFPFQSVSVESYEFNDDQFVVFAQPDTGFCTLFVWDHVEMVFRMYHNITSRSAVYCKPVVINNTLYMVVAQLFGGSHIYKWEEDPQRFVKIQDIDTTRVRKPNFVETFQLDDEWYFAVADSSKAGSTSIYRWNSNGFYSHQSLHPWHRDTHVEFLDVEGKQRLILSSASQPPVVYQWNRSLRQFAFHSQITETADVQMVKHFWVRKVLYLCLTRFIGDSKILRWEGQRYVEIQTLPSRGSMAVYPFIVGPRQYLLLGSDFSFSRVYLWDDLTQRFQLFQELNMRAPRAFSLVSVDNKDILLAASFKGNTLAYQHLIVDLSAK from the exons ATGCTGAATGCCGGATCGAGAAGGGTCCCGGGATGGCTGAAGCTGTTGTCCAGCCTATGTCTGCTTCTCTGCCTGGTGGGGGAGACTGGGGCCAAGAGGGTCCCCAAAATCCCCCGCTGTCCTACCACCTGCTCCTGCACCAAAGACAGTGCCTTCTGTGTGGATACCAAGACTATCCCCAAGAGCTTTCCCCCTGGGATCATCTCCCT GACGATGGTGAATGCAGCCTTCACTACAATCCCAGAGGGAGCCTTCTCCCACCTGCACCTTCTGCAGTTTCT tcTGCTGAACTCCAACACCTTCACTGTTGTGGCTGATGATGCCTTCGCAGGTCTGTCACACCTGCAGTACTT ATTTATAGAGAACAATGACATCCAAGCCCTGTCAAAGCACACCTTCAGAGGGCTTAAATCCTTGACTCACCT TTCTCTGTCAAATAATAACCTGCAGCTCCTTCCACGAGAACTCTTCAAATATTTTGACATTCTGACAGACTT AGACCTGCGGGGTAACTCGTTCCGCTGTGACTGTAAAATCAAGTGGCTGGTGGATTGGATGGAGAAGTCCAACACCTCTGTCCCTGCCATCTACTGTGCCAGCCCATTTGAGTTCCAAGGCCGCAGAATCCATGATCTAACCCCAcgagacttcaactgtatcagcgCAG ACTTTGCAGTTTATGAAACTTTCCCCTTCCAGTCTGTGTCAGTGGAGTCCTATGAATTCAACGACGATCAGTTTGTGGTCTTCGCCCAGCCTGATACTGGGTTCTGTACACTGTTTGTATGGGATCATGTGGAAATGGTCTTCCGGATGTACCATAATATAACAT CTCGCTCCGCTGTCTACTGCAAGCCTGTGGTAATTAACAACACTCTTTACATGGTTGTGGCTCAACTTTTTGGAGGATCCCACATCTACAA GTGGGAAGAGGACCCACAGCGATTTGTGAAGATCCAGGACATTGACACGACACGTGTGAGGAAACCCAACTTTGTTGAGACCTTCCAGCTGGATGATGAGTGGTACTTTGCAGTAGCAGACAGTTCCAAGGCAGGCTCTACGAGCATATACCGCTGGAACAGCAACGGTTTCTACTCCCACCAATCTCTTCATCCCTGGCATCGTGACACCCATGTGGAGTTCCTAGATGTGGAGGGGAAGCAGCGTCTCATTCTCTCCAGTGCCTCCCAGCCCCCAGTGGTATACCAGTGGAACCGCAGCCTGCGGCAGTTTGCCTTTCATTCCCAAATCACTGAGACTGCTGACGTGCAGATGGTCAAGCATTTCTGGGTGCGCAAAGTTCTCTACCTCTGCCTTACACGCTTCATTGGCGACTCCAAGATTCTCCGTTGGGAGGGGCAGCGCTATGTTGAGATTCAGACCCTGCCCTCACGTGGCTCCATGGCTGTGTATCCATTCATCGTGGGCCCCCGCCAGTATCTCCTCTTAGGGAGTGATTTCTCCTTCTCTCGAGTTTACTTGTGGGACGACCTTACCCAGCGCTTCCAGCTCTTCCAGGAGCTCAACATGAGAGCACCCCGGGCCTTCAGCTTGGTGTCAGTGGACAACAAAGACATCCTGCTGGCAGCCAGCTTCAAAGGCAACACCCTGGCCTACCAGCACCTAATAGTTGATCTTAGTGCCAAATAG